The proteins below come from a single Myxocyprinus asiaticus isolate MX2 ecotype Aquarium Trade chromosome 28, UBuf_Myxa_2, whole genome shotgun sequence genomic window:
- the tnnc1a gene encoding troponin C type 1a (slow) has translation MNDIYKAAAEQLTDEQKNEFRAAFDIFVQDAEDGCISTKELGKVMRMLGQNPTPEELQEMIDEVDEDGSGTVDFEEFLVMMVRCMKDDSKGKSEEELAELFRMFDKNADGYIDLDELKVMLEATGEAITEDDIEELMRDGDKNNDGKIDYDEFLDFMKGVE, from the exons ATGAACGACATCTACAAAGCTGCC GCTGAGCAGCTCACAGACGAACAGAAAAATG AGTTCCGGGCGGCATTTGATATCTTCGTTCAGGACGCTGAGGACGGCTGTATCAGCACTAAGGAGTTGGGGAAGGTCATGAGGATGTTGGGTCAGAACCCCACACCAGAGGAGCTCCAGGAGATGATCGACGAGGTGGATGAGGACG gcagtggtACGGTGGATTTTGAGGAGTTCTTGGTCATGATGGTGAGATGTATGAAAGATGACAGCAAAGGAAAGTCAGAGGAGGAACTAGCAGAACTCTTCCGCATGTTTGACAA AAATGCAGATGGTTACATTGATCTTGATGAACTGAAGGTGATGCTGGAAGCTACAGGTGAAGCCATCACTGAAGATGACATCGAAGAACTCATGAGAGATGGAGACAAAAACAATGATGGAAAAATCGATTATGATG